A genome region from Bufo gargarizans isolate SCDJY-AF-19 chromosome 2, ASM1485885v1, whole genome shotgun sequence includes the following:
- the TIMM8B gene encoding mitochondrial import inner membrane translocase subunit Tim8 B, whose product MADFDSDLDLSGVGASPAETAELQRMLAVEQQKAQFTAQVHKFMDVCWDKCMEKPSTKLDSRTEGCLVSCVERFIDTTLSITNRFAQMVQKGTQ is encoded by the exons ATGGCGGACTTTGATTCGGATCTTGACTTGTCCGGTGTGGGCGCCAGTCCTGCGGAGACGGCGGAGCTGCAGAGGATGCTGGCCGTGGAGCAGCAGAAGGCGCAGTTTACGGctcag gTTCACAAATTCATGGACGTGTGCTGGGACAAGTGTATGGAGAAACCCAGCACCAAACTGGACTCCCGGACGGAGGGCTGCCTGGTCAGCTGCGTGGAGCGCTTTATCGACACCACCCTGTCCATTACCAATCGCTTTGCCCAGATGGTACAGAAAGGAACCCAATGA
- the SDHD gene encoding succinate dehydrogenase [ubiquinone] cytochrome b small subunit, mitochondrial, with translation MAALVKVGALCRAGRAFPFSKSLLIRPAVFLPQDRTSLQAAPVQVSQSRHASSKAASLHWTAERAVSVVLLGLLPAAYLYPGAAVDYSLAAALTLHGHWGLGQVLTDYVHGDAKIKLANTGLLALSSLTFAGLCYFNYHDVGICKAVAMLWSL, from the exons ATGGCGGCTTTGGTGAAAGTGGGAGCTCTGTGCAGGGCAGGCAGAG CTTTTCCCTTTAGTAAATCTTTGCTGATAAGACCGGCAGTGTTTTTGCCACAAGACAGAACTTCATTACAAGCAGCCCCAGTCCAAGTGTCCCAAAGTCGTCATG cctcCTCCAAAGCAGCCTCCCTCCACTGGACTGCCGAGCGAGCAGTGAGCGTGGTTCTCCTAGGCCTTCTACCCGCAGCTTATCTGTATCCTGGAGCTGCGGTGGACTATTCACTGGCGGCAGCCCTCACCCTGCACGGACACTG GGGTCTTGGGCAGGTGCTGACTGACTACGTGCATGGCGATGCGAAAATTAAGCTGGCCAACACCGGACTGCTGGCGCTCTCATCCTTAACGTTTGCTGGTCTTTGCTATTTCAACTACCACGATGTGGGGATCTGCAAAGCAGTTGCAATGCTGTGGAGCCTGTGA